The following coding sequences are from one Pseudonocardia sp. EC080619-01 window:
- the prcB gene encoding proteasome subunit beta codes for MEFRPSVNPGLVPGHHTGQLGTFLTGSQSFSEFVGATAPHLMPGAGVTPQPVSAPGGNAADALGVPHGTTIVALTFSGGVVIAGDRRATAGNVIAQRDIEKVFVTDHHSAVGIAGSAGIALEMVRLFGVDLEHYEKLEGVPLSLDGKANKLAGMIRQNLGAAMQGFVVVPLFAGFDPTVDDPARAGRIVTFDPTGGRYDENLGFHAVGSGSVFAKSSLKKLYDPAADLDGAVRTAIEALYDAADDDTATGGPDTVRRIYPVVVGITADGAARREESEIASVVERVIAGRVERPGGPSR; via the coding sequence ATGGAGTTCCGGCCGTCGGTCAACCCCGGGCTGGTGCCCGGGCACCACACGGGTCAGCTCGGCACCTTCCTCACCGGGTCGCAGTCGTTCTCCGAGTTCGTCGGGGCCACCGCACCGCACCTGATGCCCGGCGCGGGTGTCACCCCGCAGCCGGTGTCGGCACCGGGCGGGAACGCCGCCGACGCCCTCGGCGTGCCGCACGGCACCACGATCGTCGCGCTCACGTTCTCCGGCGGTGTCGTCATCGCCGGTGACCGGCGCGCGACCGCGGGCAACGTGATCGCCCAGCGCGACATCGAGAAGGTGTTCGTCACCGACCACCACTCGGCCGTCGGCATCGCGGGCTCCGCCGGGATCGCGCTCGAGATGGTCCGCCTGTTCGGCGTCGACCTGGAGCACTACGAGAAGCTCGAGGGCGTCCCGCTCTCGCTCGACGGCAAGGCCAACAAGCTCGCCGGGATGATCCGGCAGAACCTGGGCGCGGCGATGCAGGGCTTCGTCGTCGTCCCGCTGTTCGCCGGGTTCGACCCCACCGTCGACGACCCGGCCCGGGCCGGGCGGATCGTCACGTTCGACCCCACCGGTGGCCGGTACGACGAGAACCTGGGCTTCCACGCCGTCGGGTCCGGCTCGGTGTTCGCGAAGTCGTCGCTGAAGAAGCTCTACGATCCCGCGGCCGACCTCGACGGCGCGGTGCGGACCGCGATCGAGGCGCTGTACGACGCCGCGGACGACGACACCGCCACCGGCGGCCCGGACACCGTCCGCCGCATCTACCCCGTGGTCGTGGGCATCACCGCCGACGGCGCCGCCCGCCGCGAGGAGAGCGAGATCGCCTCCGTCGTCGAGCGGGTGATCGCCGGGCGTGTGGAGCGCCCGGGTGGCCCGTCCCGCTGA
- a CDS encoding DMT family transporter, which produces MTARTATDPHSALLLLAGASVLAWTGILVALAGADPATASFWRCVLALVVLAPWALAERRRFGGVPLGVAGWSLLSGVLLGADFLLWTRAVLDAGAGVANVVLNVQVVALPLIAWIVAGERVPRRLVLAAPVLLGGIALAGGALGAGAGGPEPVRGAVLGTLAGIAYAGFLHLNRSASRRRPRHLVTPVALATVGAGVTCGTVGMLGDGIAIAMPAHTWAWLIVMALSGQVLAWVLIGRGSAGLAPGTAGALLLVHPVLSVLLGMLVLGETLTVWQAAGCALVVAAVGWVARPEGRGAGRLTRFADRQARAWESAHR; this is translated from the coding sequence GTGACCGCACGTACCGCGACCGATCCGCACTCCGCACTGCTCCTCCTCGCGGGGGCGTCGGTCCTCGCCTGGACCGGCATCCTCGTCGCGCTCGCCGGTGCCGATCCGGCGACGGCGTCGTTCTGGCGGTGCGTGCTGGCGCTGGTCGTGCTGGCGCCGTGGGCGCTGGCCGAGCGCCGCCGGTTCGGCGGGGTTCCGCTCGGCGTGGCGGGCTGGTCGCTGCTGTCGGGCGTGTTGCTCGGCGCCGACTTCCTGCTCTGGACCCGTGCGGTGCTCGACGCCGGGGCCGGTGTGGCGAACGTCGTGCTCAACGTCCAGGTCGTCGCCCTACCGTTGATCGCCTGGATCGTCGCGGGCGAGCGCGTCCCGCGGCGGCTGGTGCTCGCCGCTCCCGTCCTGCTCGGCGGGATCGCCCTCGCCGGGGGTGCGCTCGGCGCCGGGGCGGGTGGACCCGAGCCGGTCCGGGGCGCGGTGCTGGGCACCCTGGCGGGGATCGCCTACGCCGGATTCCTGCACCTGAACCGGTCGGCGTCCCGGAGGCGGCCCCGCCACCTGGTCACCCCGGTCGCCCTGGCCACCGTCGGCGCCGGGGTCACCTGCGGGACGGTCGGCATGCTCGGGGACGGCATCGCGATCGCGATGCCCGCGCACACCTGGGCCTGGCTGATCGTGATGGCGCTGTCGGGCCAGGTGCTCGCGTGGGTGCTGATCGGGCGCGGCTCGGCCGGTCTCGCCCCCGGCACGGCGGGCGCGCTGCTGCTGGTGCACCCGGTGCTGTCGGTGCTGCTCGGGATGCTGGTCCTCGGCGAGACGCTGACGGTGTGGCAGGCCGCGGGCTGCGCACTGGTGGTCGCCGCGGTCGGGTGGGTGGCCCGGCCCGAGGGCCGTGGCGCCGGGCGGCTCACCCGGTTCGCCGACCGCCAGGCCCGGGCCTGGGAGTCCGCGCACCGCTGA
- a CDS encoding LysR family transcriptional regulator yields MIAWERLRVFAAVAEHGSVGAAAAALHITGPAVTQQLRKLERETGTRVVEPDGRGIRLTAAGHVLAGHARSVAAAVADAERDLAGLHDDVAGPLRIGSVASALRVLLPEVLRSIVAEHPRLVPTVTDGEVVDLLPALRSRDLDAVLLESWTQRPVTLPAGVRVTTLVTEPVLLAVPEGRPVTDRDPVPLRGLGGEVWASSPVGTEPYEALLQMLRAAGIEPDVRYLFADFATQLALVRAGLAVALVPAMAVAGAPGPRLRPGTGDEHPGTDEHPGTGDEHPGTGDEQQGTEDGRPATGDGRPGAGDGQPGAGDGRTGGADEQSAPGAGRGAATAAGYPGIRFRPCRPAVGRSLVLATREADSGLPAVQALAGVLRAAAGRAVAADPVPG; encoded by the coding sequence GTGATCGCGTGGGAGAGGCTGCGGGTGTTCGCCGCCGTCGCCGAGCACGGGTCGGTCGGTGCCGCCGCGGCCGCGCTGCACATCACCGGCCCGGCCGTGACCCAGCAGCTGCGCAAGCTCGAACGCGAGACCGGGACCCGGGTGGTCGAGCCGGACGGGCGGGGTATCCGCCTCACCGCGGCCGGGCACGTCCTGGCCGGGCACGCACGCAGCGTCGCCGCCGCCGTCGCCGACGCGGAGCGCGACCTCGCCGGCCTGCACGACGACGTCGCCGGGCCGCTGCGGATCGGGTCCGTCGCCAGCGCCCTGCGGGTCCTGCTCCCCGAGGTGCTGCGCTCGATCGTCGCCGAGCACCCGCGGCTCGTCCCCACCGTGACCGACGGCGAGGTCGTCGACCTGCTGCCCGCGCTGCGGTCCCGGGACCTCGACGCCGTGCTGCTGGAGAGCTGGACGCAGCGCCCCGTCACGCTGCCCGCCGGTGTGCGGGTCACGACGCTGGTCACCGAGCCGGTGCTGCTCGCCGTCCCCGAGGGGCGGCCGGTCACCGACCGCGACCCGGTGCCGCTGCGCGGGCTCGGGGGTGAGGTGTGGGCGTCGAGCCCGGTCGGCACGGAGCCCTACGAGGCGTTGCTGCAGATGCTGCGGGCGGCCGGGATCGAGCCGGACGTGCGGTACCTCTTCGCCGACTTCGCCACCCAGCTCGCGCTCGTCCGGGCCGGCCTGGCGGTGGCGCTGGTCCCGGCGATGGCGGTGGCCGGGGCGCCGGGTCCCCGCCTCCGGCCGGGAACGGGCGACGAGCACCCGGGAACCGACGAGCACCCGGGAACCGGGGACGAGCACCCGGGGACGGGGGACGAACAGCAGGGAACCGAGGACGGGCGGCCGGCAACCGGGGACGGGCGGCCGGGCGCCGGGGACGGGCAGCCGGGCGCCGGGGACGGGCGTACCGGCGGCGCGGACGAGCAGTCCGCACCGGGTGCCGGCCGGGGTGCCGCGACGGCGGCCGGGTATCCCGGGATCCGGTTCCGGCCCTGCCGTCCCGCGGTGGGCCGGTCACTGGTCCTGGCGACCCGCGAGGCGGACTCCGGCCTGCCGGCCGTGCAGGCCCTCGCGGGCGTCCTGCGGGCCGCCGCCGGCCGCGCGGTGGCGGCGGACCCGGTACCGGGCTGA
- a CDS encoding molybdenum cofactor guanylyltransferase, with amino-acid sequence MVGGGTRGYGGRRPAAGIVPAGGLSARMGAAKAALDWHGAPLLTRTVAVLGRAVDGPVVVVRAAGQELPELPSGVEVYDDPEPGLGPLPAIGVGLAAVAGRAERAFVASTDLPLLHPGFAARVLDLLAGHDVALPVAHGHHQPLAAAYRTGLAGLVAELTAAGEGRPPSLFERVRVRRIAEETLRSDPVLARLDPRLDSLTNVNTPAEYAAALARPQPAVRLRDGGRARTARAATAAGLPGPVVASGDTVAPAGVLPPWFPLVTGDEVTRTR; translated from the coding sequence GTGGTCGGGGGCGGGACACGCGGGTACGGCGGACGGCGCCCGGCCGCCGGGATCGTGCCGGCCGGCGGGCTGTCCGCACGGATGGGCGCGGCGAAGGCCGCGCTGGACTGGCACGGCGCCCCGTTGCTGACCCGCACCGTCGCCGTCCTGGGCCGGGCGGTGGACGGGCCGGTCGTCGTCGTCCGGGCTGCCGGGCAGGAGCTGCCGGAGCTCCCCTCCGGTGTCGAGGTGTACGACGACCCGGAGCCGGGCCTCGGGCCGCTGCCGGCGATCGGGGTCGGCCTGGCCGCCGTCGCCGGGCGGGCGGAGCGCGCCTTCGTCGCCTCCACCGACCTGCCCCTGCTGCACCCCGGCTTCGCCGCGCGGGTGCTCGACCTGCTGGCCGGGCACGACGTCGCCCTGCCGGTGGCGCACGGCCACCACCAGCCGCTCGCGGCCGCCTACCGCACCGGGCTCGCCGGGCTGGTCGCCGAGCTGACCGCGGCCGGCGAGGGGCGGCCACCGTCGCTGTTCGAGCGGGTCCGGGTGCGCCGGATCGCCGAGGAGACGTTGCGGTCGGATCCCGTGCTGGCCCGGCTCGACCCGCGGCTGGACTCGCTGACCAACGTCAACACGCCGGCCGAGTACGCCGCCGCGCTCGCCCGCCCGCAGCCGGCCGTCCGCCTCCGCGACGGCGGCCGTGCCCGCACCGCACGGGCGGCGACCGCGGCCGGGCTGCCCGGCCCGGTCGTCGCGTCCGGGGACACGGTGGCGCCCGCCGGTGTCCTGCCGCCGTGGTTCCCCCTGGTCACGGGTGACGAGGTCACCCGAACCCGCTGA
- the prcA gene encoding proteasome subunit alpha — protein MTMPFYSSVDQLLRDRSELARKGISRGRSVVVLTYAGGVLFVAENRSTALHKVSEIYDKIGFAAVGRYNEFENLRTGGIRMADFRGFTYDRRDVSGRMLANAYAQALGTAFVEQQKPFEVELCVAEVGAESGGDQLYRITYDGSITDEPRFVVMGGQTEPISTKLGETYEHGLELDAAIGVALGGLQVPGADPASAGNGAGSQPRVLGAEALEVAVLDRTRPRRTFRRIEGAALTELLPATNRGTAEPEPEVAGGDDAPAAGGALGEGGGS, from the coding sequence ATGACGATGCCGTTCTACTCCTCCGTCGACCAGCTGCTGCGCGACCGGTCGGAACTCGCCCGCAAGGGCATCTCCCGCGGCCGCAGTGTCGTGGTGCTGACCTACGCCGGCGGCGTCCTGTTCGTCGCCGAGAACCGCTCGACGGCGTTGCACAAGGTCTCCGAGATCTACGACAAGATCGGTTTCGCGGCGGTCGGCCGGTACAACGAGTTCGAGAACCTGCGCACCGGTGGGATCCGGATGGCCGACTTCCGCGGGTTCACCTACGACCGGCGTGACGTCAGCGGCCGGATGCTGGCCAACGCCTACGCGCAGGCGCTCGGTACGGCGTTCGTCGAGCAGCAGAAGCCGTTCGAGGTCGAGCTGTGCGTGGCCGAGGTCGGTGCCGAGTCCGGCGGTGACCAGCTCTACCGCATCACCTACGACGGCTCCATCACCGACGAGCCGCGGTTCGTCGTCATGGGCGGCCAGACCGAGCCGATCTCGACCAAGCTCGGCGAGACCTACGAGCACGGCCTGGAGCTCGACGCCGCGATCGGCGTGGCGCTCGGCGGCCTGCAGGTGCCCGGTGCGGACCCGGCCTCCGCGGGCAACGGTGCCGGCTCCCAGCCCCGGGTGCTCGGCGCCGAGGCGCTCGAGGTCGCGGTGCTGGACCGGACCCGGCCGCGGCGCACGTTCCGCCGGATCGAGGGTGCGGCGCTCACCGAGCTGCTCCCGGCGACGAACCGCGGCACCGCCGAGCCGGAGCCGGAGGTCGCCGGTGGCGACGACGCGCCGGCCGCCGGGGGCGCCCTGGGCGAGGGCGGCGGCTCCTGA
- a CDS encoding ubiquitin-like protein Pup, with the protein MSQEQTKRQGGGDGDDESGENESGSGQERREKLGEDVDTILDEIDDVLEENAEDFVRSYVQKGGE; encoded by the coding sequence ATGTCGCAGGAGCAGACCAAGCGCCAGGGCGGTGGCGACGGCGACGACGAGTCCGGTGAGAACGAGTCCGGATCGGGTCAGGAGCGCCGCGAGAAGCTCGGCGAGGACGTCGACACCATCCTCGACGAGATCGACGACGTGCTGGAGGAGAACGCGGAGGACTTCGTCCGGTCCTACGTCCAGAAGGGCGGCGAGTGA
- the fdhD gene encoding formate dehydrogenase accessory sulfurtransferase FdhD has product MGRLTVRRPVLRLNADGSTRSRPDTLVAEEPLELRVGGSALSVTMRTPGHDVELAHGFLLTEGVIGSGADLYAARYCDSVDDQGRNTYNVLDVDLAPGVEPPDTSLERNFYTTSSCGVCGKASLDAVRLKTRHSPAGDPLRIRREVLLALPDRLRERQKVFGSTGGLHAAALFDADGELLVAREDVGRHNAVDKVLGRMLMDGGIPAAGTVLMVSGRASFELVQKAVMAGVPALAAVSAPSSLAVELADESGMTLVGFLRGETGNVYTGAERIEV; this is encoded by the coding sequence ATGGGACGGTTGACGGTCCGCCGCCCGGTACTGCGGCTGAACGCGGACGGCAGTACCCGGTCCCGCCCGGACACCCTGGTGGCCGAGGAACCGCTGGAGCTGCGGGTGGGCGGGTCCGCGCTGTCGGTCACGATGCGCACCCCCGGCCACGACGTCGAGCTGGCGCACGGCTTCCTGCTCACCGAGGGCGTCATCGGGTCGGGCGCCGACCTGTACGCCGCCCGGTACTGCGACTCGGTCGACGACCAGGGCCGCAACACCTACAACGTGCTCGACGTCGACCTCGCGCCCGGGGTCGAGCCGCCGGACACCTCGCTCGAACGGAACTTCTACACGACGTCGTCGTGCGGGGTGTGCGGCAAGGCGTCGCTCGACGCGGTGCGGCTCAAGACCCGGCACTCCCCCGCCGGTGACCCGCTGCGGATCCGCCGCGAGGTGCTGCTGGCGCTGCCCGACCGGCTGCGCGAGCGGCAGAAGGTGTTCGGCTCCACCGGCGGCCTGCACGCGGCCGCCCTGTTCGACGCCGACGGCGAGCTGCTGGTCGCACGCGAGGACGTCGGCAGGCACAACGCCGTCGACAAGGTGCTGGGCCGGATGCTGATGGACGGCGGCATCCCGGCCGCGGGGACCGTGCTGATGGTCTCGGGGCGGGCGTCGTTCGAGCTGGTGCAGAAGGCCGTCATGGCCGGGGTCCCGGCGCTGGCGGCGGTGTCGGCGCCGTCGTCGCTGGCGGTGGAGCTGGCCGACGAGTCGGGGATGACGCTGGTCGGGTTCCTGCGCGGGGAGACCGGCAACGTCTACACCGGCGCGGAGCGGATCGAGGTCTGA
- a CDS encoding molybdopterin oxidoreductase family protein gives MTRTTRPRGGDRRGFRPRHVRLTEPLVRDGGVLRPASWEEALDRAAAGFRDVPGDRFGMFSCSKATNEMNYTAQKFARAVMGSNNVDSCNRTUHAPSVVGLTAVFGAGGGTSAYVEAEHADLLVLWGSNARETHPIFFHHVLQGIRNGARMYSVDPRHTSTAHWADSWLGLDVGTDIALANAVGREIIHAGLVNRSFVERSTSGFDDYRASVEPYTLERAEEITGVPAASIRELAHAYARADRAQICWTLGITEHHNAADYVFALINLALLTGHVGRYGSGLVPLRGQNNVQGGGDMGSIPAKLPGGYDVGDDEARARFQAVYGGKPIPPVKGMHLSEMFEAMERRELSALYCIGENPAESEANALHARHLLEDLDHLVVQDIFRTATAELADVVLPAAADWCEYEGTVTNSERRVQRVRKALDPPGLARPDTHIICGIADRLGHDWGEPTAEQVWDELRSVSLNWHHGMSYPRLDALGGIQWPCPAEDHPGTPLMHARLWADDPAERGTPAPFTPVEHVAPVDELSEEFPIRLTTVRLLDAYNSGVQTGGYASPLRRRESLRMDAADAERLGIADGERVRVSSRRGAVEAPVALDPSLRPGLASFTPHFSEEVDVNVLTNDAWDPKSGTSEFKATAVRIEKVTGSLPVAGE, from the coding sequence ATGACCCGCACCACCCGTCCGCGCGGCGGCGACCGCCGCGGCTTCCGCCCGCGCCACGTCCGTCTCACCGAGCCACTGGTCCGCGACGGCGGCGTCCTGCGCCCCGCCTCCTGGGAGGAGGCCCTCGACCGCGCCGCGGCCGGGTTCCGGGACGTGCCTGGCGACCGCTTCGGCATGTTCAGCTGCTCGAAGGCGACCAACGAGATGAACTACACCGCCCAGAAGTTCGCCCGGGCGGTGATGGGCAGCAACAACGTCGACAGCTGCAACCGCACTTGACACGCTCCCAGCGTCGTCGGTCTGACGGCGGTCTTCGGTGCCGGCGGCGGCACCTCCGCGTACGTCGAAGCGGAACACGCCGACCTCCTCGTCCTGTGGGGCAGTAACGCCCGCGAGACGCACCCGATCTTCTTCCACCACGTGCTCCAGGGGATCCGCAACGGGGCCCGGATGTACTCGGTGGACCCGCGGCACACCTCCACCGCGCACTGGGCCGACTCCTGGCTCGGGCTCGACGTGGGCACCGACATCGCGCTCGCGAACGCGGTCGGGCGGGAGATCATCCACGCCGGTCTGGTGAACCGGTCCTTCGTCGAGCGCTCCACCAGCGGTTTCGACGACTACCGGGCGTCGGTCGAGCCGTACACGCTCGAGCGCGCCGAGGAGATCACCGGGGTGCCCGCGGCGTCGATCCGGGAGCTGGCGCACGCCTACGCCCGCGCCGACCGTGCCCAGATCTGCTGGACGCTCGGGATCACCGAGCACCACAACGCCGCGGACTACGTGTTCGCGCTGATCAACCTGGCGCTGCTCACCGGGCACGTCGGCCGGTACGGCTCCGGGCTGGTCCCGCTGCGCGGGCAGAACAACGTCCAGGGCGGCGGGGACATGGGCTCCATCCCGGCGAAGCTGCCCGGCGGCTACGACGTGGGCGACGACGAGGCGCGCGCCCGGTTCCAGGCCGTCTACGGCGGGAAGCCGATCCCGCCGGTCAAGGGCATGCACCTCTCGGAGATGTTCGAGGCGATGGAGCGCCGTGAGCTGTCGGCGCTCTACTGCATCGGTGAGAACCCGGCCGAGTCGGAGGCCAACGCCCTGCACGCGCGGCACCTGCTGGAGGACCTGGACCATCTCGTCGTCCAGGACATCTTCCGGACCGCGACGGCCGAGCTCGCCGACGTCGTCCTGCCCGCGGCGGCCGACTGGTGCGAGTACGAGGGCACCGTCACCAACTCCGAGCGGCGTGTGCAGCGGGTCCGCAAGGCGCTCGACCCGCCCGGGCTCGCCCGCCCCGACACCCACATCATCTGCGGCATCGCCGACCGCCTCGGCCACGACTGGGGCGAGCCGACGGCCGAGCAGGTGTGGGACGAGCTGCGCTCGGTGTCGCTGAACTGGCACCACGGCATGAGCTACCCGCGGCTCGACGCGCTCGGCGGCATCCAGTGGCCGTGCCCGGCGGAGGACCACCCGGGCACCCCGCTGATGCACGCCCGGCTGTGGGCCGACGACCCGGCCGAGCGCGGCACCCCGGCGCCGTTCACGCCGGTGGAGCACGTCGCACCGGTCGACGAGCTGTCCGAGGAGTTCCCGATCCGCCTCACGACGGTCCGCCTGCTCGACGCCTACAACTCCGGCGTCCAGACCGGGGGCTACGCCTCGCCGCTGCGACGGCGGGAGTCGCTGCGGATGGACGCGGCCGACGCCGAGCGGCTCGGGATCGCCGACGGCGAGCGGGTCCGGGTGTCGAGCCGTCGCGGGGCGGTGGAGGCGCCGGTGGCGCTCGACCCGTCGCTGCGGCCGGGACTGGCGTCGTTCACGCCGCACTTCAGCGAGGAGGTCGACGTCAACGTCCTGACCAACGACGCATGGGACCCCAAGTCGGGGACCTCGGAGTTCAAGGCCACCGCCGTGCGGATCGAGAAGGTGACCGGGTCGCTGCCGGTCGCGGGGGAGTAG
- a CDS encoding LLM class flavin-dependent oxidoreductase has translation MTEFVFGMDTFGDVPTGDDGVLLTHPRAIRQVVDEVVLADGAGVDVVALGEHHRPEYSISTPETVLAGIAGRTSRIRLSSGVTVLSSDDPVRVYQRFATLDALSDGRAEVIVGRGSFTESFPLFGYSMNDYEQLFEEKLDLFVKLLDEKPVTWEGSTRAGLEGAEVFPTAGRRIPVWVGVGGSPESVVRTARHDLGLMLAIIGGQPARFAPYVDLYKRAVEQFGHAAKPVGMHAPGFVADTDEEAKEVFFAPYKAQMDRIGALRGWPPLTRARFKADVEQGALHVGSPETVARRIAESVRAVGAQRFDLIYTVGPQPVSARMKAVELYGTQVIPKVRELLA, from the coding sequence ATGACTGAGTTCGTGTTCGGGATGGACACCTTCGGAGACGTGCCCACCGGCGACGACGGCGTGCTGCTGACCCATCCGCGGGCCATCCGGCAGGTCGTCGACGAGGTGGTGCTGGCCGACGGGGCCGGTGTCGACGTCGTCGCGCTGGGGGAGCACCACCGGCCGGAGTACTCGATCTCGACGCCGGAGACGGTGCTGGCCGGGATCGCCGGCCGGACGTCGCGGATCCGGCTCTCGTCCGGGGTCACCGTGCTCAGCTCGGACGACCCGGTGCGGGTCTACCAGCGCTTCGCGACGCTCGACGCGCTGTCCGACGGCCGGGCCGAGGTGATCGTCGGGCGTGGGTCGTTCACCGAGTCGTTCCCGCTGTTCGGGTACTCGATGAACGACTACGAGCAGCTGTTCGAGGAGAAGCTCGACCTGTTCGTGAAGCTCCTCGACGAGAAGCCGGTGACCTGGGAGGGCAGCACCCGGGCCGGGCTGGAGGGCGCCGAGGTCTTCCCGACCGCCGGCCGGCGGATCCCGGTGTGGGTCGGCGTCGGCGGGTCGCCGGAGTCGGTGGTCCGCACCGCGCGGCACGACCTGGGCCTGATGCTCGCCATCATCGGCGGGCAGCCCGCCCGGTTCGCGCCCTACGTCGACCTCTACAAGCGTGCCGTCGAGCAGTTCGGGCACGCCGCGAAGCCGGTCGGCATGCACGCGCCCGGGTTCGTCGCCGACACCGACGAGGAGGCGAAGGAGGTCTTCTTCGCCCCGTACAAGGCGCAGATGGACCGGATCGGCGCCCTGCGCGGCTGGCCGCCGCTGACGCGTGCCCGGTTCAAGGCGGACGTCGAGCAGGGCGCCCTGCACGTCGGGTCGCCGGAGACGGTGGCCCGCCGGATCGCCGAGTCGGTCCGGGCGGTCGGGGCGCAGCGCTTCGACCTGATCTACACCGTGGGCCCGCAGCCGGTGTCGGCGCGCATGAAGGCCGTCGAGCTCTACGGCACGCAGGTGATCCCGAAGGTGCGGGAGCTGCTGGCCTGA
- a CDS encoding NAD(P)H-dependent oxidoreductase subunit E — protein sequence MDLHLSSAEPSTGEREAVDAAFALLAPSAAELTAGDRATRSRHAGHAARSHRHLLLPLLHAVHDAEGWLSEGALNHVARTLQVPPAEVYGVATFYAMFSVEPRAPRVVHVCDDVACGPAGGEEIAAALGPALGPEGTGSGPDGAPAACWVRSPCLGLCERAPAVLHQRAGEPDLSQAPATPSSVLEAASAPADPSGEQASAADRAFADATVSAPQTRTGAHLRLLRRVGVVDPSSLDDYRSRGGYAALRRAVDLGPTRVIAELKDSSLTGRGGAAFPTGVKWEGVAQAPERPHHLVCNADESEPGTFKDRVLMEGDPFGLVEAMTIAGYVTGATVGHLYIRGEYPLATRRLQDAIAAARARGLLGDDVMGEGFAFDIDLRRGAGAYICGEETALLESIEGYRGEPRNKPPFPASVGLFGKPTAINNVETLYNVLEVLDIGGQAFAGVGGGRSTGSKLFCVSGAVGTPGVYEVDFGTTLRQLLDLAGGARGSLRTVLLGGAAGGFVLPGDLDVVLTLEGARDIGATLGSGVVLVFDEDADLTGTLRRIAAFFRDESCGQCVPCRVGTVRQEEALARLERNAPIGSRETEIALLDDLARVMRDASICGLGQTAPSAVTSAIDLGLIAAPPRDRSSTNGHGGTR from the coding sequence ATGGACCTGCACCTGTCGTCGGCGGAACCGAGCACGGGCGAGCGTGAGGCGGTCGACGCCGCGTTCGCGCTGCTCGCGCCGTCCGCGGCCGAGCTGACGGCGGGTGACCGGGCCACCCGGTCCCGGCACGCCGGGCACGCCGCCCGCTCGCACCGGCACCTGCTCCTGCCGCTGCTGCACGCCGTGCACGACGCCGAGGGCTGGCTGTCCGAGGGCGCCCTCAACCACGTGGCGCGCACGCTGCAGGTCCCGCCCGCCGAGGTGTACGGCGTCGCGACGTTCTACGCGATGTTCTCCGTCGAGCCCCGCGCCCCTCGGGTCGTGCACGTCTGCGACGACGTCGCGTGCGGCCCGGCGGGCGGCGAGGAGATCGCGGCCGCGCTCGGGCCGGCGCTGGGGCCGGAGGGCACGGGCTCCGGCCCGGACGGCGCGCCGGCCGCCTGCTGGGTCCGCAGCCCCTGCCTCGGGCTGTGCGAGCGGGCACCCGCGGTGCTGCACCAGCGGGCGGGCGAACCGGACCTGTCCCAGGCCCCGGCGACCCCGTCGTCGGTCCTGGAGGCCGCCTCCGCGCCCGCCGACCCGTCCGGGGAGCAGGCCTCGGCCGCCGACCGGGCCTTCGCCGACGCGACGGTGAGCGCGCCCCAGACCCGCACCGGTGCGCACCTGCGGCTGCTGCGCCGGGTCGGCGTCGTCGACCCGTCCTCGCTCGACGACTACCGCTCCCGCGGCGGCTACGCGGCGCTGCGCCGAGCCGTCGACCTCGGCCCGACCCGGGTGATCGCCGAGCTGAAGGACTCGTCGCTGACCGGGCGCGGCGGCGCGGCGTTCCCCACCGGCGTGAAGTGGGAGGGCGTCGCGCAGGCGCCGGAACGTCCGCACCACCTCGTCTGCAACGCCGACGAGTCGGAGCCGGGCACCTTCAAGGACCGGGTGCTGATGGAGGGCGACCCGTTCGGCCTGGTCGAGGCCATGACCATCGCCGGGTACGTGACCGGCGCGACCGTCGGGCACCTCTACATCCGCGGCGAGTACCCGCTGGCGACCCGCCGGCTGCAGGACGCGATCGCCGCCGCCCGGGCCCGCGGCCTGCTCGGCGACGACGTCATGGGCGAGGGCTTCGCGTTCGACATCGACCTGCGGCGCGGCGCGGGCGCCTACATCTGCGGCGAGGAGACCGCGCTGCTGGAGTCGATCGAGGGCTACCGGGGGGAGCCGCGCAACAAACCGCCGTTCCCGGCCTCAGTCGGTCTGTTCGGCAAGCCGACGGCGATCAACAACGTCGAGACGCTCTACAACGTGCTGGAGGTCCTCGACATCGGCGGGCAGGCGTTCGCCGGGGTCGGCGGCGGCCGGTCCACCGGGTCGAAGCTCTTCTGCGTCTCCGGCGCGGTCGGCACCCCCGGGGTGTACGAGGTCGACTTCGGGACCACCCTGCGGCAGCTGCTCGACCTCGCGGGCGGTGCCCGCGGGTCGCTGCGGACGGTGCTGCTCGGCGGCGCGGCCGGCGGCTTCGTCCTGCCCGGCGACCTGGACGTCGTGCTCACCCTGGAGGGTGCCCGCGACATCGGCGCCACCCTGGGCTCGGGCGTCGTCCTGGTGTTCGACGAGGACGCGGACCTGACCGGCACCCTGCGGCGGATCGCCGCGTTCTTCCGCGACGAGTCGTGCGGGCAGTGCGTGCCCTGCCGGGTCGGGACGGTCCGCCAGGAGGAGGCGCTCGCCCGCCTGGAGCGGAACGCGCCGATCGGCTCGCGGGAGACCGAGATCGCGCTGCTCGACGACCTGGCCCGGGTGATGCGGGACGCGTCGATCTGCGGGCTGGGGCAGACCGCGCCGTCCGCGGTGACGTCCGCGATCGACCTCGGGCTGATCGCGGCACCCCCGCGCGACCGCTCGTCGACGAACGGCCACGGGGGCACCCGGTGA